In one window of Frigoriglobus tundricola DNA:
- a CDS encoding polysaccharide biosynthesis/export family protein, producing the protein MRWVRGTLLVCATAAIVGVSALIGCTQLQTHDSLADLLKDRQGANSTPPPAEPEPTAAPRELARVPAPPYAVEPPDVLTIEVTVKDPKTGATAPLPEQPVTGTFLVREDGTVGLGKWGSVRVSGLKLDEASDAVRKHLANAPLASVAERDLSVVVDVVARNSKRYYVITEAADKRQEVYAFPATWQETVVDAVSGVDGLASVAGKQSVRIVRKKTAGGPDEVLPVDWNAVTQNGVMTTNYQILPGDRIFVTSK; encoded by the coding sequence ATGCGATGGGTGCGCGGCACGCTATTGGTTTGCGCGACGGCAGCAATCGTGGGGGTATCGGCCCTCATCGGCTGCACTCAGCTCCAGACGCACGATTCACTGGCCGATCTCCTCAAAGACCGGCAGGGCGCCAACTCGACGCCACCGCCCGCCGAGCCGGAACCGACGGCGGCCCCGCGAGAACTCGCTCGCGTCCCGGCCCCGCCTTACGCCGTCGAGCCGCCCGACGTGTTAACGATCGAGGTCACGGTCAAGGACCCGAAGACGGGCGCAACGGCCCCCTTGCCCGAACAGCCGGTTACGGGCACGTTCCTCGTCCGGGAGGACGGGACCGTCGGGTTGGGGAAGTGGGGTTCCGTACGCGTCAGCGGGTTGAAACTGGATGAAGCGTCCGACGCGGTTCGCAAGCACCTCGCGAACGCGCCGCTGGCCTCCGTGGCCGAACGTGACCTCTCGGTCGTGGTCGATGTCGTCGCTCGCAACAGCAAGCGGTACTACGTCATCACCGAGGCCGCCGACAAGCGCCAGGAGGTCTACGCGTTCCCGGCGACGTGGCAGGAGACCGTCGTGGACGCGGTCTCGGGGGTGGACGGCCTGGCCAGCGTCGCGGGCAAGCAGTCGGTGCGGATCGTTCGGAAGAAAACGGCCGGTGGACCGGATGAAGTGCTCCCCGTCGATTGGAACGCCGTCACGCAAAACGGCGTGATGACGACCAACTACCAGATCCTGCCCGGCGACCGCATCTTCGTCACCAGCAAGTAG